The proteins below are encoded in one region of Deltaproteobacteria bacterium:
- a CDS encoding helix-turn-helix transcriptional regulator — MPKNNLKKIRENLLISKAELARKAGISSLTIDRVENGYGCRVDTKRKIIQALGLKLSEKNKVFKE; from the coding sequence ATGCCAAAGAATAATCTGAAAAAGATAAGAGAGAATCTCCTTATAAGCAAGGCTGAGCTTGCAAGAAAGGCCGGCATTTCTTCTCTTACCATAGACAGGGTTGAGAACGGCTATGGGTGCCGCGTGGATACTAAGCGGAAGATTATTCAGGCCCTTGGGCTTAAGCTTTCTGAAAAGAACAAGGTATTTAAGGAGTGA
- the pilM gene encoding type IV pilus assembly protein PilM, which produces MELSLFKKTDVVGLDIGSNSVKLIQLAPTKKGWRLLNLGIIQLPPEAIVDGSIIDSMTVMSAVKDLVTQQGIKTKNCVSALTGHSVIIKKVNLPVMTEAELGESIQWEAEQYIPFPITDVNIDFQILGADTEGRGQMEVMLVAVKKDVINDYTNVIKEAGLLPVIVDVDSFALENMFEMNYSIAPNENIAIVNIGATITSINVLRSGVTIFTRAIPLGGNQFTEEIQKAIGISFKDAEAIKLGGEVSGIDAGGVPQVIERVSGNVALEVKRSIDFFLGGAPGMFISKIYLSGGCTKTKGLPAIIQERTAIPIEIVNPFTGVEVSPRKFAPDYIKDIAPYFGVAVGLAIRKVGDK; this is translated from the coding sequence ATGGAGCTTTCGCTGTTTAAAAAAACCGATGTGGTAGGTCTGGATATTGGCTCCAACTCTGTAAAACTTATCCAGCTTGCCCCAACCAAAAAAGGGTGGAGGCTGTTAAATCTCGGCATAATCCAGCTTCCGCCAGAGGCTATTGTTGACGGCTCCATAATAGATTCTATGACTGTCATGAGCGCTGTAAAGGACCTTGTCACCCAGCAGGGTATAAAGACTAAAAACTGCGTCTCCGCGCTGACAGGACATTCTGTTATTATCAAAAAGGTGAACCTCCCTGTGATGACTGAGGCAGAGTTGGGGGAATCTATTCAGTGGGAGGCAGAGCAGTATATACCCTTCCCCATAACAGATGTAAATATAGACTTTCAGATACTTGGCGCGGATACGGAAGGAAGAGGGCAGATGGAGGTAATGCTTGTTGCTGTAAAGAAGGATGTTATAAACGATTATACCAATGTCATAAAAGAGGCCGGGCTCCTGCCTGTGATTGTTGATGTGGATTCCTTTGCGCTGGAAAATATGTTTGAGATGAATTACTCCATTGCGCCTAATGAAAATATAGCAATAGTGAATATCGGCGCAACCATTACAAGCATAAATGTTCTCCGCAGCGGCGTAACTATATTTACAAGGGCAATACCTCTTGGCGGGAACCAGTTTACGGAAGAGATACAGAAGGCCATTGGCATAAGTTTTAAAGACGCTGAAGCCATAAAGCTTGGCGGAGAGGTGAGCGGCATAGACGCAGGCGGCGTCCCTCAGGTGATTGAGCGGGTCTCAGGCAATGTTGCCCTTGAGGTTAAGAGGAGTATAGATTTTTTCCTCGGCGGCGCCCCCGGAATGTTTATCAGCAAGATTTATTTGAGCGGGGGCTGCACAAAGACAAAGGGCTTGCCGGCTATTATACAGGAGAGGACTGCAATACCTATTGAGATAGTCAACCCCTTTACCGGCGTGGAAGTAAGTCCCAGGAAATTTGCCCCTGATTATATTAAGGATATTGCGCCGTATTTTGGGGTTGCCGTCGGTCTGGCTATCAGGAAGGTTGGCGACAAATGA
- a CDS encoding putative Ig domain-containing protein translates to MEKKIWEERRKKKIVLPKEPESEKKDYRRWTKYIIAAVFIILLFTLLRGKKEKIEIPGPEQESGVRGQGSEKQGAGVVAQRSVSSPVVELPLPPPPKKNTPPEVLLIKLSPKIVYQGTKIKAEVSGKDADEDDEVTYFYEWRRNDTVLPDNIQPEIDTKDFKKGELITLFVTPFDGKDKGKTRFSRTIVIVNRPPEIISFPPVSVSNGKYLYEVKANDPDGDALTYSLENAPSGMIIDPATGIIRWDIPVTADLKSVTTYNIKIVVSDGDATAFQGFSMTPDVEIK, encoded by the coding sequence TTGGAAAAGAAGATATGGGAAGAAAGACGAAAGAAGAAGATTGTTCTGCCAAAGGAACCCGAATCTGAGAAAAAAGATTATAGAAGATGGACGAAGTATATTATTGCCGCTGTCTTTATTATCCTTTTATTTACCCTCTTAAGGGGCAAGAAAGAAAAGATAGAGATTCCAGGGCCGGAACAGGAATCAGGGGTCAGGGGTCAGGGGTCAGAAAAACAGGGGGCAGGGGTCGTGGCTCAGAGGTCAGTGAGTAGTCCAGTCGTTGAGCTGCCGCTGCCGCCTCCGCCTAAAAAAAATACCCCCCCGGAAGTCCTGTTAATAAAGTTAAGCCCAAAGATTGTTTACCAGGGAACCAAGATAAAGGCAGAGGTTTCAGGCAAGGATGCTGATGAGGATGATGAGGTTACCTATTTTTATGAGTGGCGGAGAAACGATACTGTCTTGCCTGATAATATCCAGCCGGAGATTGATACAAAGGATTTTAAGAAGGGCGAGCTTATAACCTTGTTTGTTACGCCGTTTGACGGCAAAGACAAGGGGAAGACCAGATTTTCCAGGACAATTGTTATTGTCAACAGGCCGCCTGAGATAATATCATTCCCGCCTGTGTCTGTTTCCAACGGGAAATATCTGTACGAGGTCAAGGCAAATGACCCGGATGGCGATGCGCTTACTTATTCTCTTGAAAATGCCCCGTCCGGCATGATAATTGATCCTGCAACAGGCATAATCCGATGGGATATCCCTGTTACGGCAGATTTAAAATCGGTTACTACCTACAATATAAAGATTGTGGTAAGCGATGGCGATGCCACGGCCTTTCAAGGGTTTTCCATGACCCCTGATGTGGAAATTAAATAA
- a CDS encoding PilC/PilY family type IV pilus protein, whose product MKRLSIITILLGMILWTPLTCKVMAQTMSDYTSTPPFISTSIQPNVLLVLDNSGSMNDEAYATTYDPTQFSSGQYYGLFDATKYYQYTNNGRWEIFPVTDTDGDGIQTDETLPSASATIANPIASGNLLNWATMSRISVAKKLLIGGKASPRSPAGAVTVKLFGETTWGFLKTFDNTSSANLIAPFTGNYRYNVSSTANFSMVPVVAGTDTVYTSPNANVSIPAGWTVFPAATNAWEDVDDTISPTISNDADTTYIQAQGTASPAMFGYDYAGAKTGTITNVGVRVVAKSNCSSTLLRRTRGVLRIGGVDYDSGFTAIATSYPATAYSFNWATNPATGAAWQWSDIKDIGNPSGNLEGFGIRPNQSNAGCYHRATQVYLVVTSGTPSGGPYNIIIDQGMTPASGIIDNLSSDARFGLAYYANSSNGGRVQEYVGFGSAVNMITSISGLAPSTWTPLGETLYEMIRHFRQDAPFYANAPADYATGNVFNDPYYYRYSTLAGSGLTDQYVPCAKSFILLLTDGESTQDITMDASIKGPPGFSWGKGVNTDGSSTSSAAGQPRLGGTNNGQTYTSSGTDYLVDAAYWARSTDARPGACTTTPTSWQQCIPGTQNVVIYPVFMFGSGSTLLKDAAIYGGFEDMNGDGKPGPDLREYLRDSNGDGSVTAADDPITYFEGDDGFALEASITNAIASIMKRSASGTSVSILATSQEGEGALYQAYYYPEKIMDDGTKRSWLGYCRGMFLDSFGNLREDSDADSTLIFKNDKIIRMRLDTSTNEVKADLYNDVSPEDGDADPATLNADGSKIDTVNNTVAIDAVATLWEAGEKLAKDITTRNIYTWVDLDNDGVVDNGDFGVSPLPSGEAYPFVSSSATALRQYIRAADDPESTNIINFVAGNNVTGYRNRCIPVTGATTETGCSGATDRVWALGDIVYSTPTTVAGPREGYDQIYGIASYTNFRNLYRDRRNIVYVGANDGMLHAFNAGVYTAGDNAVTTDVEHGKFVPNATTDWPGVVMGSELWAFIPYDNLPHLKWLTDPNYTHIYYTDLKPKVTDVRIFCDSDASLTPPTTPNCIDGQTGVSHPGGWGTILIAGMRFGGGAITADISGTTRTFRSAYYVFDITNPEKKPKLLWRFTDANLGFTTSYPGIIHINSSPEKWFMVVGSGPDNNVPAGTRGYDGTSTQQGRIFVVNLLNGTAAITFTNLGINNAGAVLDANTFMGDPTVIDGDLDYTTDVIYIGSATSTNSGKVFRINTNQDANPANWALSTLINQGKPVLVGPSVSKDSLNNFWVFFGTGRFLASADKTNSDPQTFYGIKDACWKTNTTTSPCPASANPYLQTALLNSSNLAVCTSAGGGGIYDTSSGTCATGTQAYSSYTNLLATVRAGSGWYINLVDPTTPSERVIARSVVLGGVVIFTAFTPSSDICAMLGDSNLYALYYETGTAYNKPVIGYSGTTVLRSKSLGKGMPTTVGIAVGSKTKGYIQTSTGTIVEVETEPALDVRSGPAGWREKEGGGGTVDIEEIYKHIVK is encoded by the coding sequence ATGAAACGGCTATCTATAATAACCATATTATTGGGAATGATTTTATGGACACCCCTTACTTGTAAGGTAATGGCGCAGACCATGTCGGATTATACATCCACGCCGCCGTTTATTTCCACATCAATACAGCCAAATGTGCTGCTTGTGCTGGATAATTCAGGCAGTATGAATGACGAGGCGTATGCTACTACTTACGATCCCACCCAATTCTCAAGCGGACAGTATTACGGCTTATTTGACGCTACCAAATACTACCAATACACAAACAACGGCAGATGGGAGATTTTTCCTGTTACAGATACTGATGGCGATGGTATTCAGACAGATGAAACCCTGCCTTCTGCGTCTGCCACAATTGCCAATCCCATTGCCAGCGGTAACCTTCTGAATTGGGCAACCATGAGCAGGATTAGTGTAGCTAAAAAGCTCTTAATCGGCGGCAAGGCCTCTCCCCGGTCCCCGGCAGGCGCGGTTACTGTGAAGCTTTTCGGTGAAACAACATGGGGGTTTCTCAAAACCTTTGATAACACAAGCTCAGCAAACCTCATTGCCCCGTTTACAGGGAATTACCGTTACAATGTGTCATCTACCGCCAACTTTTCTATGGTGCCGGTGGTAGCAGGCACAGACACTGTTTATACTTCTCCCAATGCAAATGTCTCTATCCCTGCCGGATGGACTGTTTTTCCTGCGGCTACTAATGCATGGGAGGATGTGGATGACACAATTTCTCCGACGATTTCAAACGACGCCGATACCACATATATCCAGGCTCAGGGCACTGCAAGTCCGGCTATGTTTGGTTACGACTATGCAGGCGCAAAAACCGGCACTATCACGAACGTGGGAGTTCGGGTAGTTGCGAAAAGTAATTGTAGCAGCACTCTCCTAAGACGAACCAGGGGTGTATTAAGAATAGGCGGGGTAGATTATGATTCTGGATTTACAGCTATAGCAACCTCATACCCGGCTACAGCATATTCATTCAACTGGGCTACCAATCCTGCAACAGGCGCCGCATGGCAGTGGTCAGATATTAAAGATATAGGGAACCCATCAGGTAATTTGGAAGGCTTTGGGATTAGACCAAATCAAAGCAATGCTGGTTGTTACCATCGCGCAACGCAGGTCTATCTGGTTGTTACATCCGGCACCCCATCAGGCGGGCCATACAATATTATTATTGACCAGGGCATGACGCCTGCAAGCGGGATTATTGATAATCTTAGCAGTGACGCAAGGTTTGGACTGGCGTATTACGCTAATTCGAGCAACGGCGGCCGCGTCCAGGAATATGTGGGTTTCGGCTCTGCGGTTAATATGATAACCTCCATAAGCGGTCTTGCTCCAAGCACGTGGACGCCTTTGGGCGAGACCCTATATGAGATGATAAGACACTTCAGGCAGGATGCGCCGTTTTATGCTAATGCCCCTGCAGATTATGCAACAGGCAATGTGTTTAATGACCCGTATTATTACAGATATTCCACATTGGCAGGTTCAGGACTTACTGACCAGTATGTGCCTTGCGCCAAGTCGTTTATCCTGCTGTTGACAGACGGCGAATCAACTCAGGATATAACTATGGATGCCAGCATAAAGGGTCCTCCGGGCTTTTCATGGGGCAAGGGAGTGAATACAGATGGAAGCTCAACCAGTTCAGCCGCGGGGCAGCCCAGACTTGGCGGGACGAATAATGGGCAGACCTATACATCCAGCGGCACAGATTATCTTGTTGATGCGGCATACTGGGCAAGGAGCACCGATGCGCGTCCAGGGGCATGCACCACTACCCCTACTTCTTGGCAGCAGTGCATACCAGGAACACAGAATGTCGTCATTTACCCTGTATTTATGTTTGGCAGCGGGTCCACACTGTTAAAGGACGCAGCCATATACGGTGGGTTTGAGGATATGAATGGAGACGGCAAACCTGGTCCGGATTTAAGAGAATATCTGCGGGACTCAAACGGAGATGGAAGTGTTACAGCTGCGGATGACCCGATTACCTATTTTGAAGGGGATGACGGCTTTGCGCTGGAGGCAAGTATTACAAATGCCATTGCCAGCATTATGAAAAGAAGCGCATCCGGCACATCGGTCTCTATATTGGCCACATCTCAGGAAGGCGAGGGCGCGCTTTATCAGGCATACTATTACCCTGAGAAGATAATGGATGACGGCACAAAGAGAAGCTGGCTTGGCTATTGCAGAGGCATGTTTCTGGATTCCTTTGGAAACCTGAGAGAGGATAGCGATGCTGACAGCACACTCATATTTAAGAATGACAAGATAATCAGGATGCGGCTTGATACCTCTACTAATGAGGTTAAGGCCGACCTGTATAATGATGTAAGCCCGGAGGACGGCGACGCGGATCCTGCCACTTTAAATGCTGATGGTTCAAAGATTGATACTGTGAATAACACCGTTGCTATAGACGCTGTAGCAACTCTCTGGGAGGCAGGTGAGAAACTTGCAAAGGATATAACCACGCGGAATATCTATACATGGGTGGATCTTGACAACGACGGCGTTGTTGACAATGGTGATTTTGGAGTATCACCGCTTCCTTCCGGCGAGGCATATCCATTTGTCAGCAGCAGCGCAACTGCGCTAAGACAATATATCAGGGCAGCGGACGATCCGGAATCTACTAATATAATAAATTTTGTAGCTGGCAATAATGTAACCGGATATCGAAATAGATGCATCCCAGTTACTGGGGCAACTACGGAAACAGGCTGCTCAGGAGCCACAGACAGGGTATGGGCGCTTGGAGACATTGTGTATTCAACCCCCACAACTGTTGCTGGTCCACGTGAGGGGTATGATCAAATCTATGGCATAGCTTCGTATACTAATTTTAGAAATTTATACAGAGACAGGAGAAATATAGTCTATGTCGGCGCAAATGATGGTATGCTCCATGCCTTTAACGCAGGGGTGTATACAGCAGGGGATAATGCAGTTACTACAGATGTAGAGCATGGCAAGTTTGTTCCAAATGCAACCACTGACTGGCCCGGTGTTGTAATGGGTTCAGAATTATGGGCATTTATTCCCTATGATAACCTGCCTCATCTAAAGTGGCTTACAGATCCAAATTATACCCATATTTATTACACCGACCTCAAGCCAAAGGTGACGGATGTAAGGATATTCTGCGACAGCGATGCAAGTTTAACTCCGCCTACCACGCCTAATTGTATTGATGGGCAGACCGGCGTATCTCACCCTGGCGGCTGGGGCACTATTCTGATTGCAGGCATGAGGTTTGGCGGAGGGGCGATAACTGCAGATATAAGCGGAACCACCAGGACATTCAGGTCTGCCTATTATGTCTTTGATATAACGAATCCTGAAAAGAAGCCGAAACTACTCTGGAGGTTTACTGACGCCAACCTCGGTTTTACAACCAGTTATCCCGGCATTATCCATATAAACAGCAGTCCTGAGAAGTGGTTTATGGTGGTCGGTTCAGGGCCTGACAATAATGTCCCTGCTGGCACACGGGGCTATGATGGGACAAGCACGCAGCAAGGCAGGATATTTGTCGTAAATCTTTTAAACGGGACAGCGGCAATTACATTTACCAATCTTGGAATAAACAATGCCGGCGCCGTCCTTGACGCCAATACATTCATGGGCGACCCGACTGTAATTGATGGCGATCTGGATTATACAACTGATGTAATTTATATAGGAAGCGCCACTTCTACAAACAGCGGGAAGGTATTCAGGATAAATACAAATCAGGATGCCAACCCGGCTAATTGGGCGTTATCAACCCTTATAAATCAGGGGAAACCGGTTCTTGTCGGGCCATCTGTGTCAAAGGACAGCCTTAATAACTTCTGGGTATTCTTTGGAACAGGGAGGTTTTTGGCTAGTGCTGATAAGACCAATTCTGACCCTCAAACCTTCTATGGTATAAAGGATGCATGTTGGAAAACGAATACGACAACAAGCCCTTGTCCTGCCTCTGCTAACCCATACCTGCAAACCGCTCTTCTTAATTCAAGCAATTTAGCAGTTTGCACATCCGCGGGCGGCGGGGGGATTTATGATACAAGTTCCGGAACTTGCGCAACCGGCACCCAGGCTTACAGTTCATATACCAACCTTCTTGCAACAGTAAGGGCAGGCTCAGGTTGGTATATAAATCTGGTTGACCCAACGACTCCGAGTGAGAGGGTTATTGCCAGAAGCGTTGTCCTTGGAGGTGTAGTCATTTTTACCGCCTTTACACCCAGCAGTGATATATGCGCCATGTTAGGGGATAGCAACCTATATGCCCTATACTATGAGACAGGGACAGCCTATAATAAACCTGTGATAGGCTATAGCGGGACTACTGTACTGAGAAGCAAAAGCCTTGGCAAGGGGATGCCAACTACAGTAGGTATTGCTGTGGGCAGTAAAACAAAGGGTTATATCCAGACTTCTACAGGCACAATAGTAGAGGTGGAAACAGAACCCGCCCTTGATGTGAGGAGCGGACCAGCAGGCTGGAGGGAAAAAGAGGGCGGCGGCGGGACAGTGGATATAGAGGAGATATATAAGCATATAGTTAAGTAG
- a CDS encoding type 4a pilus biogenesis protein PilO, which produces MPKFDVDIILKLSLSKRLLILGAVVLVITGVFYYFLYGAKLNEKIALSAKLEGFKNTVSEKQRLAANLPKLKKEIEDLNNQFKLALEALPNEKEIANLLESISDAAKTARLDILTFKPGKETPKGFYAEVTIDMKVEGGYNSVISFFEKVAGMPRIVNINGLNITSGKEVRGDIMMSATFAATTFKFLPQPEAKK; this is translated from the coding sequence GTGCCAAAGTTTGATGTAGATATAATACTTAAATTGTCCCTTTCTAAAAGGCTTTTGATACTTGGGGCTGTCGTGCTTGTTATAACAGGGGTTTTTTATTATTTTTTATACGGCGCAAAATTAAATGAGAAAATCGCCTTAAGCGCAAAATTAGAGGGGTTTAAGAATACAGTTTCGGAAAAACAGAGGTTAGCCGCCAACCTTCCCAAATTAAAAAAAGAGATTGAGGATCTGAACAACCAGTTCAAACTGGCGCTTGAGGCCCTGCCCAACGAAAAAGAGATCGCCAATCTTCTCGAAAGCATATCTGATGCGGCTAAGACCGCAAGACTGGATATATTGACCTTTAAGCCGGGAAAGGAAACCCCAAAGGGTTTTTATGCCGAAGTGACGATAGATATGAAGGTGGAGGGCGGATACAACAGCGTTATTTCCTTCTTTGAAAAGGTTGCAGGGATGCCAAGGATAGTTAATATAAACGGCTTAAATATAACAAGCGGTAAAGAGGTCAGGGGTGATATTATGATGTCAGCTACTTTTGCAGCGACGACATTTAAGTTTCTGCCTCAGCCGGAGGCGAAGAAATAA
- a CDS encoding PilN domain-containing protein: MIRINLLPVRLAKKKESIRQQASVAGLSIVLLFIVLGVFYFSITKSIAELNVSISVEEKNIAQFDKEIGELKNVESEKKAILEKLNIVKQLEIDKRRHLKIFSDITAAIPEKLWIDSLKDSGQTVTLIGFAGADDIVADFMRQLEKTLVSWKVELEVINQVEKEKIKLAGFTIRLEAPKGPPPAAKPKA, encoded by the coding sequence ATGATAAGGATAAACCTTTTACCAGTAAGGCTTGCAAAAAAGAAGGAGTCAATAAGGCAGCAGGCATCTGTGGCAGGTCTGAGCATTGTGCTGCTCTTTATAGTTCTTGGGGTTTTTTACTTTTCCATTACTAAGAGTATAGCTGAACTCAACGTCTCCATATCCGTCGAAGAAAAGAATATCGCCCAGTTTGATAAAGAGATAGGGGAATTAAAAAATGTTGAAAGCGAAAAGAAGGCGATTTTGGAAAAGCTGAATATAGTCAAACAGCTTGAGATAGACAAACGACGGCACTTAAAGATATTTTCTGACATTACAGCCGCAATCCCTGAAAAACTGTGGATTGACTCTCTGAAGGATTCCGGACAAACTGTTACGCTGATTGGTTTTGCCGGGGCTGATGATATAGTGGCGGATTTTATGCGCCAGCTTGAAAAAACCCTTGTTTCATGGAAGGTTGAGCTTGAGGTTATAAATCAGGTGGAAAAGGAAAAAATAAAACTGGCGGGTTTTACTATCAGGCTTGAAGCGCCAAAAGGGCCGCCGCCTGCGGCCAAACCCAAGGCATAG
- a CDS encoding pilus assembly protein PilP: protein MCVGCQQGAPPQPPAAEVKKEAPKPETVPIAGEAKKEEKAPPKADEVNPQRNPFKTFIVKATERPSVVAPKTPLQRYELEQLKLVAIMWGINSPAAMVETPDGKGYSIKKGYLIGNREGRVKRIEKDRVIVEERFTEARGEVVTNEFEIKLPLPKGEEELR from the coding sequence TTGTGTGTCGGTTGCCAGCAAGGCGCGCCGCCACAGCCCCCTGCGGCAGAGGTAAAAAAAGAGGCTCCGAAACCGGAGACTGTGCCTATTGCTGGAGAGGCAAAAAAAGAAGAGAAGGCTCCGCCTAAAGCGGATGAGGTAAATCCGCAGAGAAATCCTTTTAAAACATTTATTGTTAAAGCAACCGAGAGGCCGTCAGTTGTTGCGCCAAAGACGCCTTTACAGAGGTATGAACTGGAGCAGCTAAAATTAGTGGCAATAATGTGGGGCATTAACAGCCCCGCAGCCATGGTGGAGACACCGGACGGCAAAGGCTATTCAATAAAAAAAGGATACCTTATCGGGAACAGGGAAGGAAGGGTTAAGCGGATTGAAAAGGACAGGGTGATAGTGGAGGAGAGGTTTACAGAGGCCCGCGGCGAGGTTGTAACCAACGAGTTTGAAATAAAACTGCCGCTGCCCAAAGGAGAGGAGGAGTTAAGATGA